The following are encoded in a window of Penicillium oxalicum strain HP7-1 chromosome II, whole genome shotgun sequence genomic DNA:
- a CDS encoding Nuclear movement protein nudC, whose protein sequence is MSSSAPEQDLSPADLARRDQEEKDRKAREAAEQAQLPYQWTQTIRDVDITAPIPANIKGRDMDVSLTKTKIRVAIKGQEPIIEGDLPHAILVDESSWTLETTSKPPGKEVSIHLDKVNKMEWWAHVVKTAPKIDVSKITPENSSLSDLDGETRAMVEKMMYDQRQKEMGAPTSDEQKKMDLLKKFQEQHPEMDFSNAKMG, encoded by the exons aTGTCCTCCTCCGCTCCCGAACAGGACCTGTCCCCCGCCGACCTGGCGCGACGCGatcaagaggagaaagaccGCAAGGCCCGCGAAGCCGCCGAGCAAGCCCAGCTCCCTTACCAATGGACCCAGACCATTCGTGACGTCGACATCACTGCACCGATTCCCGCCAACATCAAGGGCCGTGATATGGATGTCTCTTTGACCAAGACCAAGATCCGAGTCGCCATCAAGGGTCAGGAGCCGATCATCGAG GGCGATCTCCCTCATGCGATTCTCGTCGATGAGTCCTCTTGGACTCTGGAGACTACCTCCAAGCCTCCGGGGAAAGAAGTGAGCATTCACCTCGACAAAGTCAACAAGATGGAATGGTGGGCACATGTGGTCAAAACGGCCCCCAAGATCGATGTGTCCAAGATCACCCCTGAAAACTCGAGCTTGAGTGATCTCGATGGGGAGACTCGTGCcatggtggagaagatgatgtATGATCAGCGACAAAAGGAGATGGGTGCGCCCACGAGCGAcgagcaaaagaagatggacttGTTGAAGAAGTTCCAGGAACAGCATCCGG AAATGGATTTCTCCAATGCAAAGATGGGCTGA
- a CDS encoding tRNA(Thr) (cytosine(32)-N(3))-methyltransferase, with product MAQDDEVHEAVRNAQPVQQPPQRPQDPSNNMKRVDPFQFGSRYLEQGDDVFEFNAWDHVEPDDEFKAFAEAQYEKQRATPVSEFDQNRFNNDPAKWWNNFYKNNTANFFKDRKWLRQEFPVLADVSRKDAGPKVVLEVGAGAGNTAFPLIRHNENDSLKVHACDFSKYAVQVMRESQEYNTKYMVADVWDVAAVPTESEDSLPPGLGEGSVDVVVLIFIFSALNPDQWNRALHNIWRVLKPGGCVLFRDYGRGDLAQVRFKKGRYMSENFYVRGDGTRVYFFDQEQLRQIWSRWTPEKGVQIDMDAAPESIPAEPSAPFEVKHLGVDRRLLVNRSSKLKMYRCWMQAKFEKRLETDSSALKTDKDNTTKGE from the coding sequence ATGGCCCAAGACGATGAAGTCCACGAAGCGGTGCGCAATGCGCAGCCAGTGCAGCAACCTCCTCAACGGCCCCAGGATCCCTCAAACAACATGAAACGCGTCGACCCCTTCCAATTTGGATCACGGTACCTCGAACAAGGCGACGATGTCTTTGAGTTCAATGCTTGGGATCACGTCGAACCCGACGATGAATTCAAGGCCTTTGCCGAGGCTCAATACGAAAAGCAGCGCGCCACACCCGTCTCCGAGTTTGACCAAAACCGTTTCAACAATGACCCCGCCAAGTGGTGGAACAACTTTTACAAGAACAACACGGCCAATTTCTTCAAGGATCGCAAGTGGTTGCGTCAAGAGTTTCCCGTACTCGCGGACGTGTCTCGCAAGGACGCTGGACCCAAAGTCGTTTTGGAGGTTGGCGCCGGCGCCGGAAATACCGCTTTTCCTTTGATTCGACACAACGAGAACGACTCGTTGAAGGTTCATGCGTGTGACTTCTCCAAATATGCCGTGCAGGTCATGCGGGAGAGTCAGGAGTATAACACCAAATACATGGTTGCAGATGTCTGGGACGTGGCCGCCGTGCCGACCGAGAGTGAGGATTCCTTGCCGCCCGGCTTGGGCGAGGGCTCCGTGGACGTGGTTGTGCtcattttcatcttctcgGCTCTGAACCCGGACCAGTGGAATCGTGCGCTGCACAATATCTGGCGTGTCTTGAAGCCCGGCGGCTGCGTGTTGTTCCGCGATTATGGCCGCGGGGACCTGGCCCAGGTGCGCTTCAAAAAGGGCCGATACATGTCGGAGAACTTTTATGTCCGTGGTGACGGAACCCGTGTCTACTTCTTCGACCAGGAGCAATTGCGACAGATATGGAGCCGTTGGACGCCGGAAAAGGGAGTTCAGATCGACATGGACGCTGCGCCGGAATCGATCCCGGCGGAGCCGAGTGCGCCGTTCGAAGTCAAGCACTTGGGAGTCGATCGCCGGCTTTTGGTCAATCGTTCCAGTAAGCTGAAGATGTACCGCTGCTGGATGCAGGCCAAATTCGAGAAGCGGTTGGAAACAGACTCCTCTGCGCTGAAGACCGACAAGGACAACACTACCAAGGGCGAGTGA